The following coding sequences are from one Lysinibacillus sp. FSL W8-0992 window:
- a CDS encoding beta-ketoacyl synthase N-terminal-like domain-containing protein — MDDIVITGYGIKAPGILDKFSFLNVLEKGICTQGILNYAQQPHTNIVAGLIEDSFLEINGVSYHRHPRSVRMAIAAALDASEMSNLNDFKPHRIAVIMGTSAGAILEIEKYASDAFDLRKFPIHGVSLVDTHTLSSSVAEAIGSCGSAFTVTTGCSASLDAILIGKQLLESGSVDACIVGGTEAPLGQWTINGFKKIRSLSTEISIEKAGVPFSTQHRGFVLSEGAGVMVLERRQSAITRGQKIYGKVERVVSRNEGQKLLTSDITGRHMLDVFQETVGDTIPSYINSQALGIEVNDQIERFTLKETFGSKVPITSIKGMIGHTFGAMGAMQIIASLLSMEYGFIPPTIKTSGHGFEDIPIVYETRHQAVESVCITTHGSSGNNACLLLTHT; from the coding sequence TTGGACGACATAGTCATAACAGGATATGGCATTAAAGCTCCTGGAATTTTAGATAAATTTAGCTTTTTAAATGTATTAGAAAAAGGTATTTGTACTCAGGGCATTTTAAACTATGCTCAACAGCCTCACACTAATATCGTAGCGGGTTTGATTGAAGATAGCTTCTTGGAGATAAACGGGGTAAGTTATCATCGCCATCCGCGTTCTGTAAGAATGGCAATTGCCGCTGCATTGGATGCATCTGAAATGTCAAATTTAAATGATTTTAAACCACATCGAATTGCAGTAATTATGGGGACATCCGCAGGAGCCATTCTTGAAATCGAAAAATACGCTTCGGATGCTTTTGATTTAAGGAAGTTTCCGATTCATGGGGTTTCCCTTGTTGATACGCACACACTTTCAAGCTCTGTTGCCGAAGCAATCGGTTCGTGTGGTTCTGCCTTTACAGTAACAACAGGCTGCAGTGCTAGTTTAGACGCTATATTAATAGGGAAACAGCTATTGGAGTCTGGAAGTGTTGATGCTTGTATTGTAGGAGGAACAGAGGCTCCATTAGGCCAATGGACAATTAATGGCTTTAAAAAAATAAGGTCACTTTCTACGGAGATTTCAATCGAAAAAGCTGGTGTACCGTTTTCAACTCAGCATCGCGGCTTCGTGTTATCCGAGGGAGCTGGTGTAATGGTTTTAGAGCGTAGGCAATCAGCAATTACAAGAGGACAGAAGATATATGGAAAAGTTGAACGTGTTGTTTCAAGAAATGAAGGACAAAAACTATTAACCTCTGATATTACTGGTAGACATATGCTGGACGTTTTTCAAGAAACAGTCGGAGATACTATACCAAGCTATATAAACAGTCAGGCGTTAGGTATTGAGGTAAATGATCAGATAGAACGCTTTACTCTGAAAGAAACATTTGGCTCTAAAGTGCCTATTACTTCAATTAAAGGAATGATAGGTCACACATTTGGTGCAATGGGTGCGATGCAAATTATTGCATCTTTATTATCAATGGAATATGGGTTTATACCTCCAACGATTAAAACATCAGGTCATGGGTTTGAAGACATACCTATTGTTTATGAAACTAGACATCAAGCGGTAGAGTCTGTATGTATTACTACTCATGGGAGTAGCGGGAATAATGCTTGTCTATTACTGACACATACATAG
- a CDS encoding putative bifunctional diguanylate cyclase/phosphodiesterase, with translation MFFIFLILLSFIPVCVGITILVLFKKNKLSKIIFLFLLLASFWHIDVSFLYAYRLFTEETIMFFFKLFRFGSIMVTPTIFYIGYTIVQEILPKEYQKKWRYLVNRTTVFISYAFALLGYIIGWSSKGISKLELIKMETSIFYFPVDGELSWIFNFNVLLFIVCIIISLLISLDVQNKSERSFLLYFNIFTAIGFTIGYLNMFPSSRLYPSSIAVLVFAISILILSSRMHLEIVNNMNKRLYEQKQFLFRVIDLNPNYIYAQDENGRYTLMNKSYAQLMGMSFQDMIGKTDTDLLIDLSDEEDSLDQEKGMFKLPEKHFIKEEAITAASGEVVWVQTVKVPIHLHESSTLLAVSTDITERKQYEDEIKFQANHDALTGLPNRRMFNDDLIALLEKAKAEGSQNAILFFDLDRFKYINDTLGHDVGDLLLVEVSRRIEMLLEEKHNMANIYRLGGDEFTILLPYYDATESEAFAKDLLAQFITGFWIDGSEYFITPSIGISTFPNDGYDANTLIKHADTAMYYVKERGKNNYQLFTSEMQQHFYRKMMIEKQLRTALDNEEFELYYQPIMDVKTNEIIGMESLIRWNNAVLGQVTPDEFISIMEETGMIIPIGKWVLNTAIAQTAHWHRESNKRLKISINVSVKQLLESTFVDSVQHAIENAELDATYVVLEITESIAMYAESMIEKLCALKKLGISLSMDDFGTGYSSLSYLNKYPLDSLKIDKSFVIGMNQDDENKALVKTIIAIAKQLDLKVIAEGVEGKEEYHFLAEIGCDYAQGYLFSRPLPVAEFKGKWLIDTDVSYK, from the coding sequence ATGTTTTTTATATTTTTAATTTTATTATCATTTATTCCCGTTTGTGTTGGGATTACGATTTTAGTGCTATTCAAAAAAAATAAACTTTCTAAAATTATTTTTTTATTCCTTCTTTTAGCCTCATTTTGGCACATAGATGTTTCGTTTTTATACGCATATCGACTGTTTACCGAAGAAACTATAATGTTCTTTTTCAAACTTTTTCGATTTGGGTCAATCATGGTCACACCAACGATTTTTTATATTGGTTATACCATTGTTCAAGAAATACTCCCTAAAGAGTATCAAAAAAAGTGGCGCTATCTTGTTAATCGGACGACCGTTTTTATATCTTACGCATTTGCTCTTCTTGGTTACATAATCGGTTGGAGTTCTAAAGGGATTAGTAAATTAGAACTTATTAAAATGGAAACTAGTATATTTTATTTTCCAGTGGATGGCGAGCTGTCATGGATTTTTAATTTTAATGTCCTTCTTTTTATTGTATGTATCATTATTAGTTTGTTAATTAGTTTAGATGTACAAAATAAGAGTGAACGTTCGTTTTTGTTATATTTTAATATTTTCACGGCCATTGGGTTTACCATTGGCTACTTAAATATGTTTCCTAGTTCAAGATTGTATCCAAGCTCGATTGCCGTTTTAGTCTTTGCAATTTCTATTTTAATTCTTTCGAGTCGCATGCATCTTGAAATCGTAAACAATATGAATAAAAGGCTATATGAGCAAAAGCAGTTTTTATTTAGGGTTATCGATTTAAATCCTAACTACATTTATGCGCAAGATGAAAATGGTCGTTATACTTTGATGAATAAATCCTATGCGCAGTTAATGGGCATGAGCTTTCAAGATATGATTGGGAAAACGGACACGGATTTACTAATCGATTTGTCTGATGAGGAAGATAGCCTCGATCAAGAAAAAGGTATGTTCAAGCTACCTGAAAAACATTTCATAAAAGAGGAAGCTATTACAGCAGCTTCGGGAGAAGTTGTATGGGTCCAAACTGTCAAAGTACCAATTCATTTACATGAAAGTTCTACGTTACTTGCTGTATCAACTGATATTACTGAACGCAAGCAGTATGAAGATGAAATTAAATTTCAAGCAAATCATGATGCTTTGACGGGGTTACCGAATAGAAGAATGTTCAATGATGATTTAATCGCCCTTTTAGAAAAGGCTAAAGCGGAAGGTAGTCAAAATGCAATATTGTTCTTCGATTTAGATCGTTTTAAATATATCAATGACACACTTGGTCATGATGTAGGTGATTTATTATTAGTAGAAGTATCAAGACGAATTGAAATGCTATTAGAAGAAAAACATAACATGGCTAACATTTATCGACTTGGTGGAGATGAATTTACAATCTTATTGCCCTATTATGATGCCACTGAAAGTGAGGCATTTGCTAAAGACTTATTAGCACAATTTATTACAGGCTTTTGGATCGATGGTAGTGAGTATTTCATTACACCGAGTATTGGCATTAGTACGTTCCCAAATGATGGCTATGATGCTAATACATTAATTAAGCATGCAGATACAGCCATGTACTATGTAAAAGAAAGAGGGAAAAATAACTATCAATTATTCACCTCAGAAATGCAACAACATTTCTATAGGAAAATGATGATTGAAAAACAATTACGAACAGCACTCGATAATGAGGAATTTGAACTTTATTATCAGCCCATTATGGATGTGAAAACGAATGAAATCATCGGTATGGAATCACTAATCAGATGGAACAATGCAGTACTTGGACAAGTAACCCCAGACGAATTCATTTCCATTATGGAGGAGACTGGAATGATTATTCCTATCGGTAAATGGGTATTGAATACGGCCATTGCACAAACTGCGCATTGGCATCGTGAATCAAATAAGCGATTAAAAATAAGTATAAATGTCTCAGTGAAGCAGTTACTCGAATCAACATTTGTAGATAGTGTCCAGCATGCAATAGAGAATGCAGAACTTGATGCGACCTATGTTGTATTAGAGATAACGGAAAGTATCGCAATGTATGCTGAGTCAATGATTGAAAAATTATGTGCATTAAAAAAACTAGGTATAAGTCTATCGATGGATGATTTCGGAACAGGGTATTCATCACTTAGTTATTTAAATAAATATCCACTCGATTCCTTGAAAATTGATAAATCATTTGTAATTGGCATGAATCAAGATGATGAGAACAAAGCACTCGTAAAAACCATTATTGCGATAGCCAAACAACTCGATTTGAAAGTGATAGCTGAAGGCGTAGAAGGTAAGGAAGAATATCACTTCTTGGCTGAGATTGGCTGTGATTATGCTCAAGGGTACTTGTTTAGCCGTCCACTCCCTGTTGCAGAATTTAAAGGGAAATGGCTTATAGACACTGACGTCTCATATAAATAG
- a CDS encoding SET domain-containing protein, translated as MIEIKTSPLSNGEFNRGVFATCDIQKGELLHEAPVISYPNEQHQHIEQTLLADYAFEYGIGQSAILLGYGMLFNHSYEPNATYEINFRNQTFDFFAYKDIKAGEEILINYNGDVDNQDQLWFNEE; from the coding sequence ATGATTGAAATCAAAACATCTCCATTAAGCAATGGAGAATTCAATAGAGGGGTATTTGCTACATGTGATATCCAAAAAGGAGAGCTTTTACACGAAGCACCAGTTATTTCCTATCCAAATGAACAGCATCAACACATTGAGCAAACATTGCTTGCTGATTATGCTTTTGAATATGGAATAGGTCAATCTGCTATCCTTCTTGGCTATGGCATGTTGTTTAATCATTCTTATGAACCGAATGCAACGTATGAGATTAATTTTAGAAACCAAACATTTGATTTCTTTGCTTACAAAGATATCAAAGCAGGGGAAGAAATATTAATCAATTATAATGGCGATGTGGATAATCAAGATCAGCTATGGTTTAACGAGGAATAA
- a CDS encoding cold-shock protein → MTQQGTVKWFNAEKGFGFIEVEGGNDVFAHFSAIQGEGFKSLDEGQKVEFSVEDGQRGPQATNIVKL, encoded by the coding sequence ATGACACAACAAGGTACAGTAAAATGGTTTAACGCAGAAAAAGGTTTCGGTTTCATCGAAGTAGAAGGCGGAAACGACGTATTCGCTCACTTCTCAGCTATCCAAGGTGAAGGTTTCAAATCACTTGACGAAGGTCAAAAAGTTGAATTCTCAGTAGAAGACGGCCAACGTGGACCTCAAGCTACAAACATCGTAAAACTTTAA
- a CDS encoding TetR/AcrR family transcriptional regulator: MKKGEITRLNIIRKSAAIFNTKGYMTTTMSDIIQETNIQKGGIYRHFKDKEQLMLESFQFSTETMKNHLMESVAQHDHATDKLLAFVEGFLQLSEGEPIVGGCPIFNAATEMDDLDGSALLPSITEAMDMMVMWLVKIIKDGMRHQQLKQTIQPYETAIFIVSTLEGGLVLDRLKKDEHLTEVLINHLRQYISMIATERQ, encoded by the coding sequence ATGAAAAAAGGTGAAATAACAAGGCTTAATATTATTCGAAAATCTGCTGCGATTTTTAACACAAAAGGATACATGACAACGACGATGAGCGACATTATTCAAGAAACAAATATTCAAAAAGGGGGGATATATCGACATTTTAAGGATAAAGAGCAACTGATGCTCGAATCTTTTCAGTTCTCAACTGAAACAATGAAAAACCATCTAATGGAAAGTGTTGCTCAACACGACCATGCAACGGACAAATTACTTGCATTTGTAGAGGGCTTTTTACAATTAAGTGAAGGAGAACCGATAGTAGGAGGGTGCCCTATTTTTAACGCAGCAACCGAAATGGATGATCTAGACGGAAGTGCATTGCTACCATCGATTACTGAAGCAATGGATATGATGGTCATGTGGTTGGTAAAAATAATAAAGGATGGTATGAGACATCAGCAATTGAAGCAAACGATACAGCCATATGAAACAGCAATATTTATTGTGTCGACACTTGAAGGTGGACTCGTATTAGATAGATTAAAAAAGGATGAGCATTTAACGGAGGTTTTAATAAATCATTTGAGGCAGTATATTTCAATGATAGCTACAGAGCGGCAATAA
- a CDS encoding alpha/beta hydrolase — MSYLLFFAFFVLILFLRSYIILHIFTPKRKKEKKYPQSSFENIEIRMEIGAVRGWLIRSDKGKGCFLLIHGWGSNKSDMLRYVDPIVTRGYDVVMIDVLGHGQSDSVQKQVSIESFVQTITSTIDYVTERPDINCKSIYVLGHSMGGIAASIVNAQDSRIHALITDSMPTSLKSISNSMVEKVTVPYMPIGWLFVSWFLLRGGVFLKARKEWRLEKILKNQQSPSLAIHSMQDKKVPVSNVEVLKNGSNFKQVIKVETKGHHNCVKDPFFWNYVFQFIESNKGDIEND; from the coding sequence ATGAGCTATTTATTATTTTTTGCTTTCTTCGTGCTTATTTTATTTTTGAGAAGCTATATCATTTTGCATATTTTTACACCAAAGCGAAAAAAGGAAAAAAAATATCCGCAATCATCTTTTGAAAATATCGAAATTAGGATGGAAATAGGAGCTGTCAGAGGTTGGCTGATTAGAAGTGACAAGGGTAAGGGGTGTTTTCTACTGATTCACGGGTGGGGCTCTAATAAGTCTGATATGTTGCGATATGTCGACCCAATAGTAACTCGCGGCTATGACGTTGTAATGATAGATGTACTTGGTCATGGGCAAAGTGACTCCGTGCAAAAACAAGTAAGTATTGAATCGTTTGTCCAAACGATAACATCCACGATTGATTATGTGACAGAAAGACCAGATATTAACTGTAAGTCTATTTATGTTTTAGGGCATTCAATGGGAGGGATAGCTGCAAGTATTGTAAATGCCCAAGATTCAAGAATACATGCTCTTATCACTGACTCAATGCCTACATCACTAAAGAGTATTAGCAATTCAATGGTGGAAAAAGTAACAGTACCTTATATGCCAATTGGTTGGCTATTTGTTAGTTGGTTTTTATTAAGAGGAGGTGTTTTTTTAAAAGCTAGAAAAGAGTGGCGTCTTGAAAAAATATTAAAAAACCAACAGTCACCGTCTCTTGCTATTCACTCAATGCAAGATAAAAAAGTACCCGTTTCAAATGTGGAAGTTTTAAAAAATGGTAGCAACTTTAAACAAGTAATTAAAGTGGAAACAAAGGGTCACCATAATTGTGTGAAAGATCCGTTTTTTTGGAATTACGTTTTTCAATTTATAGAGAGTAATAAGGGGGATATAGAAAATGATTAA
- the lpdA gene encoding dihydrolipoyl dehydrogenase yields the protein MINIDTLVIGAGPGGYVAAIRATQMGQNVTIIEKEFLGGVCSNVGCIPSKVLISVGHRFEQAKHSEDMGVVVQEVKLDWTKVQEFKKGIVSKLVGGVESLLKGNKIDIVKGQAYFVDKNTVRVIEGGSSETYTFNNVIIATGSRPVEIPTFKFSDRVLNSTGALSLQEVPGKLVVIGGGYIGTELGSAYANLGSQVTIIEGGKDILAGFEKQMTQIVKKGLKKKGVEIEVNASAKGVEETENGVVVTYEVGGEEKKVEADYVLVTVGRRPNTDEMGLEGVGIEFGERGLINVDKQCRTNIPNIYAIGDIVAGPQLAHKASYEGKVAAEAIAGEKSIVDYLAVPAVCFTDPEMATVGYNEEQAKAEGIEYTAAKFPFAINGRALALNQTEGFVKLVTRKEDGILIGAQIVGAGASDMIAELTLAIETGMTAEDVACTIHAHPTLSELTMEAAEVIIGRPIHMIKAR from the coding sequence ATGATTAATATTGATACACTCGTGATTGGTGCAGGTCCTGGAGGGTATGTGGCGGCTATTCGTGCTACTCAAATGGGGCAAAATGTAACAATTATAGAGAAGGAATTTTTAGGAGGAGTATGCTCGAATGTCGGTTGTATTCCATCGAAAGTATTGATTTCTGTAGGTCATCGTTTTGAGCAAGCAAAGCATTCAGAAGATATGGGAGTAGTTGTTCAAGAAGTAAAACTAGACTGGACAAAAGTACAAGAGTTTAAAAAGGGGATCGTTTCTAAATTAGTAGGTGGCGTTGAAAGTCTGCTAAAAGGCAACAAAATCGACATAGTGAAGGGGCAGGCATACTTTGTAGATAAAAATACTGTACGTGTCATCGAGGGTGGAAGCTCAGAAACGTACACATTTAACAATGTGATTATCGCAACAGGTTCTCGTCCAGTTGAAATTCCAACTTTTAAATTCTCTGATCGTGTCCTAAACTCTACTGGCGCACTTTCTTTACAAGAAGTACCTGGTAAATTAGTTGTTATCGGCGGAGGCTACATCGGAACAGAACTAGGCTCAGCTTATGCAAACCTAGGTTCACAAGTAACAATTATCGAAGGCGGCAAAGACATTTTAGCTGGTTTCGAAAAACAAATGACACAAATCGTGAAAAAAGGCCTTAAAAAGAAAGGCGTTGAAATTGAAGTAAACGCATCTGCAAAAGGCGTTGAAGAAACAGAAAACGGCGTAGTTGTAACATATGAAGTTGGCGGAGAAGAGAAAAAAGTCGAAGCTGATTACGTATTAGTAACTGTTGGTCGTCGTCCAAATACAGATGAAATGGGTCTTGAAGGTGTTGGAATTGAATTCGGCGAACGTGGTCTAATTAATGTTGACAAACAATGCCGTACAAACATTCCAAACATCTATGCAATTGGTGACATCGTAGCGGGTCCACAGCTTGCACACAAAGCTTCTTATGAAGGTAAAGTTGCTGCTGAAGCAATCGCTGGCGAGAAATCAATCGTAGATTATTTAGCTGTTCCTGCTGTATGCTTCACTGATCCAGAAATGGCGACAGTGGGCTATAACGAAGAACAAGCTAAAGCTGAAGGTATTGAATATACTGCAGCAAAATTCCCATTCGCAATAAACGGTCGTGCACTTGCATTGAACCAAACGGAAGGCTTCGTGAAGCTTGTTACGCGTAAAGAAGATGGCATATTAATCGGCGCTCAAATCGTAGGTGCAGGTGCATCTGATATGATCGCTGAACTGACGCTTGCAATTGAAACGGGGATGACAGCAGAAGATGTTGCATGCACGATACACGCTCACCCAACATTAAGTGAACTGACAATGGAGGCAGCCGAAGTAATAATAGGGAGACCAATTCATATGATAAAAGCCCGATAG
- a CDS encoding YugN family protein — protein sequence MLQIESNIVGKEISFGYLRDQIERHGFTIGGNWEYHKGSFDTILSSDGGETIYLRVPFIVTQGELDFYDAQIRFQNPFVIKHVTNVGLDYDEGSLLDATGASQFQTPLDKDGHIHDKSKWIQVGEKVVADKVLPYFH from the coding sequence TTGTTACAAATTGAATCTAATATCGTCGGAAAAGAAATTAGCTTTGGCTATTTACGAGATCAAATCGAGAGGCATGGTTTTACAATTGGAGGCAATTGGGAGTATCACAAAGGTAGCTTTGATACGATTTTATCGAGCGATGGTGGCGAAACAATCTATTTACGCGTACCGTTTATCGTGACACAAGGTGAACTAGATTTTTATGATGCACAAATTCGCTTTCAAAACCCCTTTGTTATTAAACATGTCACAAATGTAGGATTAGATTATGATGAAGGATCATTGCTTGATGCTACGGGTGCTAGTCAATTCCAAACACCGCTTGATAAAGATGGGCATATACATGATAAAAGTAAATGGATACAAGTTGGTGAAAAGGTAGTAGCTGATAAAGTTCTTCCTTATTTTCATTAG
- a CDS encoding NUDIX hydrolase, with protein sequence MEEVKVVYALIKNLKNQILMVHNHEGHWSLPGGKVEADETLFEATIREVKEETGYIVEIGKLLAVNEAKFTVRNHHALFFTFEGQIVEGVEEITLPDEISHIEWATIDIASTRMPYYIGGIDNLFKNHALYHNEGTL encoded by the coding sequence ATGGAGGAAGTAAAAGTCGTCTATGCTTTAATTAAAAACCTCAAAAATCAAATACTGATGGTTCATAATCACGAAGGTCATTGGTCGCTTCCAGGCGGGAAAGTTGAGGCAGATGAAACACTATTTGAAGCGACAATCCGTGAAGTCAAAGAAGAAACAGGCTATATTGTTGAAATAGGAAAATTACTCGCAGTTAATGAGGCAAAATTTACTGTTAGGAATCATCATGCATTATTTTTCACTTTTGAAGGGCAAATAGTAGAAGGTGTAGAAGAAATAACGTTACCTGATGAAATTTCTCACATTGAATGGGCAACTATTGATATAGCTAGCACTAGAATGCCGTATTATATAGGTGGAATTGATAATCTCTTTAAAAATCATGCGCTTTATCACAACGAAGGTACGCTATAG
- a CDS encoding PQQ-dependent sugar dehydrogenase, translated as MKKKINFLFLIMILLTGCSANTQQQPTKHREGNVTDNLEQSNMNLEIVADNLDIPWAIEKYKNMFYVTERTGHIVKINEGEVERQRVNLKKELATAAEAGLLGFVLAPDFSDSKLAYAYYTYVDGDKQFNRIVTLRQEGDVWYEEHLLLDHIISGTFHHGGRLKIGPDGKLYATVGDALQSSVAQDLSALEGKILRINLDGTVPSDNPFPNSFVYSYGHHNPQGLTWSLDGTLFASEHGNSANDEINKIEAGQNYGWPIIEGSDTRQRMKSPLFTSGSNTTWAPSGIDYNNNKLYVAALRGAAVLEFNLETNTQREIIAGLGRIRDILVDEQYLYFVSNNTDGRGTPQNNDDKLYRIPL; from the coding sequence TTGAAGAAAAAAATTAACTTTTTGTTTTTAATAATGATTTTGCTGACTGGGTGTTCCGCAAATACACAACAACAGCCTACGAAGCATAGGGAGGGGAATGTTACAGATAATCTAGAACAAAGCAATATGAACTTAGAAATAGTAGCGGATAATTTAGATATCCCATGGGCTATTGAAAAATATAAAAATATGTTTTACGTTACGGAGAGAACAGGACATATTGTAAAAATTAACGAGGGAGAAGTGGAGAGACAACGAGTTAATTTGAAAAAAGAACTAGCGACAGCTGCTGAAGCAGGATTACTAGGGTTTGTACTTGCACCAGATTTTTCTGATTCAAAACTTGCGTATGCTTATTATACGTATGTGGATGGAGACAAACAGTTTAATCGCATTGTGACACTTCGACAAGAGGGGGATGTTTGGTATGAAGAACATTTGCTTCTTGATCATATAATAAGTGGTACTTTCCATCATGGGGGAAGGCTTAAAATTGGGCCGGACGGCAAGCTTTATGCAACTGTTGGCGATGCGTTGCAATCGTCTGTAGCGCAAGACCTGTCCGCATTAGAAGGGAAAATTTTACGCATTAATTTAGACGGAACTGTTCCCTCTGATAATCCATTTCCAAATTCATTTGTTTATAGTTATGGACACCATAATCCACAAGGGTTGACGTGGTCGTTAGATGGCACATTATTTGCAAGTGAGCATGGCAACAGCGCCAATGATGAAATAAACAAAATTGAAGCAGGACAAAACTATGGGTGGCCAATAATAGAAGGGAGTGACACACGACAACGGATGAAATCACCGTTGTTTACATCAGGAAGTAACACAACTTGGGCTCCGTCTGGCATCGATTATAATAATAATAAATTGTATGTAGCTGCATTAAGAGGAGCAGCTGTTTTGGAATTTAATCTTGAAACAAACACCCAACGGGAAATAATAGCGGGATTAGGAAGAATTCGAGATATACTAGTGGACGAACAGTATCTTTATTTTGTTAGCAATAATACAGATGGACGTGGGACTCCACAAAATAATGACGATAAACTATATCGAATACCATTATGA
- a CDS encoding universal stress protein → MVTNYKTIAVAIDFSEQSLKAYERALKLAIEYGATLQLVNVIDTKSFGAVTAYDLKYAEKLKEENFIKIEKLRKEAQTAGVTEVLANVETGSPKSILTQLPAVDLLVCGATGLNQLEKIVLGSVAERIVRLASCDVLIVR, encoded by the coding sequence ATGGTTACGAATTATAAGACAATCGCTGTAGCAATAGATTTTTCAGAGCAGTCGTTGAAAGCCTATGAGCGAGCATTAAAATTGGCAATAGAGTATGGGGCAACATTACAATTAGTGAATGTCATTGACACGAAGTCGTTCGGGGCTGTTACGGCATATGACTTGAAGTATGCTGAGAAATTGAAAGAAGAGAATTTTATTAAAATAGAGAAGTTAAGAAAAGAAGCTCAAACAGCAGGTGTAACAGAAGTATTAGCTAATGTAGAAACTGGTTCGCCGAAAAGTATACTTACACAACTGCCAGCTGTAGACTTACTGGTATGTGGTGCAACGGGGTTAAATCAATTAGAAAAGATAGTACTCGGCTCAGTAGCGGAGCGTATCGTCCGATTAGCATCATGTGATGTATTGATTGTACGCTAA
- the qoxD gene encoding cytochrome aa3 quinol oxidase subunit IV, whose protein sequence is MKELFPKQHVMGFGFSLLLTIIALAVVKFDMSYNIAFAILLVTALAQATVQLVLFMHIGESEDKKTLYTTILYSVFVAVVTILGTLFAMIWGY, encoded by the coding sequence ATGAAGGAACTATTCCCAAAACAACATGTGATGGGCTTCGGCTTCTCACTATTACTAACTATTATCGCTTTAGCAGTTGTGAAATTTGATATGTCTTACAATATAGCATTTGCTATCCTATTAGTGACTGCACTTGCACAAGCAACTGTTCAATTAGTATTATTCATGCACATTGGTGAATCTGAAGATAAAAAAACATTATATACAACAATTTTATATTCAGTGTTCGTAGCTGTTGTGACAATCCTTGGTACATTATTCGCAATGATCTGGGGTTACTAA
- the qoxC gene encoding cytochrome aa3 quinol oxidase subunit III, with protein MKIDSSLPLEYSTEENRLKIFGFWIFLGAEIMLFATLFAVYFTLHTRTGSGPDGAEIFELTPVLLETFLLLASSFTIGLGVHAMRLGNKKAMMTFFIITLILGLGFLGIEIDEFVTYVHEGATITTSAFLSALMTLLGTHGAHVTFGFFWGVAILIQVARRGLNPQTANKAFIFSLYWHFLDVVWIFIFSFVYLKGLIS; from the coding sequence ATGAAAATCGATTCTTCACTTCCATTAGAATATAGTACAGAGGAAAACCGCTTAAAGATTTTTGGTTTCTGGATCTTCCTTGGAGCCGAAATCATGTTATTCGCTACACTCTTTGCTGTCTATTTTACGCTCCACACTCGTACAGGTAGCGGCCCAGATGGTGCTGAGATTTTCGAGTTAACACCAGTATTATTAGAAACATTTTTACTACTAGCAAGTAGTTTTACAATCGGTCTTGGCGTACACGCTATGCGTCTTGGAAACAAAAAAGCAATGATGACATTCTTCATCATTACACTTATTTTAGGTCTTGGCTTCTTAGGTATTGAGATCGATGAGTTCGTCACTTATGTTCATGAAGGTGCAACAATTACAACAAGTGCATTTTTATCTGCATTAATGACTTTACTTGGTACGCACGGTGCCCACGTAACATTTGGTTTCTTCTGGGGCGTTGCAATTTTAATCCAAGTAGCAAGACGTGGCTTAAACCCACAAACGGCTAACAAAGCGTTTATCTTCTCACTGTACTGGCACTTCCTAGACGTTGTTTGGATTTTCATCTTCAGCTTCGTCTACTTGAAAGGACTGATTAGCTGA